One stretch of Anas acuta chromosome W, bAnaAcu1.1, whole genome shotgun sequence DNA includes these proteins:
- the LOC137846728 gene encoding adenylate cyclase type 10-like → MEQQAGILAFCALLLREAAYELWPKRQRASTQRKCAAFLEKHAHKCQSCHGGDFVAFHRFAVPSPQDRENCQGSADEDDWHSWEALVLAGEQLKNDSTHSPEGSSNALQPQQAFSEEEFRASERFPPEGKWTTAQPSRTKEKDGGECSCKCETVIESVLMPLARHYVATGNAS, encoded by the exons AtggagcagcaggctggcatTCTGGCCttctgtgccctgctgctgcgggAGGCAGCCTACGAGCTGTGGCCCAAGAGACAGAGGGCCAGCACGCAGCGCAAGTGTGCTGCCTTCCTGGAGAAGCACGCGCACAAATGCCAGAGCTGCCACGGAGGGGACTTTGTGGCCTTCCACCGCTTCGCCGTCCCCAGTCCCCAGGACCGGGAAAActgccagggctctgctgaCGAGGATGACTGGCACAGCTGGGAGGCCTTGGTGCTCGCTGGAGAACAGCTGAAGAATGACAGTACTCACAGCCCTGAGG GTAGTTCAAATGCCCTGCAGCCGCAGCAGGCTTTCTCGGAGGAGGAGTTCAG AGCGTCAGAGCGGTTTCCACCAGAGGGCAAATGGACAACTGCGCAGCCCAGCAGGACCAAAGAGAAGGACGGTGGCGAGTGTTCCTGCAAATGCGAAACCGTCATTGAATCAGTGCTTATGCCTTTGGCTCGCCACTATGTGGCAACGGGCAATGCTTCCTGA